CGTCACATGGTGACAAAGTAAAGCAGCTGGCAGAGTCTGTGATGTCAGGAAGAGCGATGTGGTCTTCAGCATGGATCAGAtcattgtttatgtttatgtaaatgatCAAATTCACAAATTCCTTGCTGAGAAACATTGTTCTGAAGCTGCCCCCTCAGTGTGGTGAATCCTACCTCATCATCATGATACTCTTCCATCGGCTGCTGCTTCTTTCACATGACACAACGTTTGCGGTGTGTTGTTTCTCCTGTGGCAGCTTCCCAATGTGCTGCCAGCAGTGTTTCAAATGTCTCATTTGTCAAATGTCATATGTTCAATCATACTTGTGACTGTCctgtaaagacaaagacatgttTCTTCTTCACAGGACATGCATTAGACCATAGCTTTTATTAAACATGGATATCCTACTGATCTCAGCCAAAAATATAGAGAAATCAAGAGATAaactttctattttcttttcttatcagagtaaataaaagcacaatcaAACGAATTTACCAGCTCCCCTTTAAACCTGAAGATAAAGCAGACTCTGTAAATGTCGAGTGTGAAATGAGCAAACACTGTGCCACAGCAGTGAGCCGCACACAGTCACACGGGCCATTTAAAACCAGCCAGAGGAGTGATTTTAGATATCCACACTCgactttaaaagaaatgaagtgaaacCTGCAGAATTGAAAAGCACATAGGAAAAGCTAGTTACAATGATTTTCTAATGTGAAATCAGCAAAACAGTAGAAGAATTTTAAAAGATCTGAAGATGTTTTTTAACTGACTTTACTGGGGAGACTCAGGACACACAGATGACGACAGAGCTGGTATTTCAGGCAATGAGGGCGACTCGGCGTTCAGTGTTGTGCACAACGTCTATTACATCAGACCACCAACCCACCCTACATGTTCATGTAGTGAATGAACTTCAACCTGAGTTCACCAGTTACAATACAATGTTACACTAATCAAGACAAGAATGGTGGTAGATAGAAAGTGGACTTCCTGGAGGACGAGAATCTATCGATGTAAAATGACTCAGGGAAGGCGATGAGCTGAGGACGCGCGTTTGAGTTTATCAAACGTTCTAGCAGCTATACACAAAATCAACCGTTTCACAGTCCCACCTCACTGCggatttcttctttctctccccaGTGTGCTGCGGCCGCTGATAAAGGCCGTGTGAAAGGAAACCAGACGGAGCagtacaacaaacacagcacagggaACACTGACAGGTGTGAGCTCTGATTTTTGCTTCCCTGTATAAACAGACACGCTGAAACATCCACACGTaacagaggcacacacacacacatgcacacatgcacacacacacacacgcacagacagcGGTCGGTGCACTGGAATCAAACAGTCAAAGTTtacttgtgtttgtctttctctattGTTTGTCAGGTTTGAaggaggacagaggaagaactgaaacacacacacacacacacacacacacaccgtctctgcattttctttgtATTGACCTCGCTGCTGATTGGATTTTGGAAATTAGAATTGAGACTGAGCATAAAAACATGAGAAGTTGTGACATGTAAATGATGAAGAACTATTTAAGACTCACATGTCAAGAGATTGTAGTTCTTCTATTGCACAAACATGCAGCTGCAGCCAACCTTGACCAGAGCACAGAACAGGCTGTAACAGACGCCACCTGTAAAACCCTGACACggatttctttttctcaaatTTGAAGTAAATGTTGAGCTCTAACAAGATAACAACTTAAAACAAGCCTTGAAAACTGAGCAAACAATTCCTACAAGTGTCCTCTAGTGTTGGAACAGACCGCACCCTGCACCCACCCTCTTTCTACACCCTGTGAAGCACCAGTTGGAGAACATTTCATTGCCGACACGCAagattttatttgatgttttcagATCAGCCACCTGCTTAAAGTTATGGATCTGTGAGCGCTGTGTGTCTCAAAGCCAGGAACAACTTTCTTCATCCTGTACACTAgaaatatgttgttatttattgttattaagtTGGGACACTGTGTAAAATCGACATAAAAACTGAACGCACTGATTTGCTAATCtcataaacccatattttattaaaacaaaagtcTGCAAACAACTGGGAACGGAAGTCACCATAGCACCCCCATACCATCAGAGATGCAGGCTTTTGGACTGAGCAGTTACAAAGTCCGAAGGTCCCTCTCTTATTTAGTCCAGTTTCCAAAAAGAACGTTACATTTGAATTCACCTGACCACAGAACAGTTTAACACTTTGCCacagatcattttaaatgagctcTGGCTCAGAGAAGCCGTCCATGTTCCCGGATCACCTTCATATTTGGTTTCTTCTTTGCATGACAAAGCTTTAACTTGCATTTGTAGATGGCACGGTGAACTGTGTTGACTGAGCTCGTTCTGTGATGTCCATCACAGAGTCGTGcctgtttttactgcagtgtcGCCTGAAGGCCTGAAGATCACAGCCTTCCCATGCTTCGTAGATTGGTGACCCTCTGTCTATCTTGGACGGACACTGAGAACAGTATTTGATCTACACTGTAGAAAAAATAACACGAGCGTAGGAGAAGACGAAGGAGACTTTACTCATAACAAGCACCACATTTAAAAGTAGAAACAACTAAAGTGTTGTGATGTGGAGTTTCATAAATAAAGAATTTGATTGGTAGTTTAGTTACTGAGCAACGCAGTGATGATGATCACTTTTCCATGATGTTGCTCAGCTGTGCTTCTGTTCCTGCTTcctagtttgtgtgtgtgtgtgtgtgtgtgcgtgcagctCCGGCGTCTATTCTTACAAAAGCTTTCTGATCGCAGCTGAGGGTAATTTCCTATCTGTTCTGGTGTAAACACCTCTGCTCGTCTCGTCACCTCCAGCCTTTATTCTCTCCCTCCGGCATCAGTCACGACCTGGCGTTCAGGCTAAAAGACAGACGCAGCGGTGCAGAGGGCAGGATTGACCCAATGATGCTgagtgcatgtatgtgtgtgtgtgtattgatgcAGAGGAGCACACGTGGAAGGCAGCCATCTGCTCTCGTGTCTTCATTAGACATTAAGAGACAATGTTCCCTTTTGGCTCACGAACACCTGTGTTGTCACTTAAAAGAACTTGAATGAGATCAAATCAGATCATGTtgtgcaaaacaaagcaaagtcaCATTGAAGCAAAACTACTAGATCAATGTTATATCAGTTCAAGGAAACAAGTCAAGACAAGTAAAAGGACAAGTTCATAATCTTTGAACATTTTTTGAGCTTATGTATGTGAAGCTAACACCTCAGGCTCCAGCAGTTCATCAGATCAAGTGGATTTCTCTGctgaaagtaacaaaagaaGGGGTTTTGTACTAAAAAGGCTAAAAACTTGCATGTAACACAGTGAGACTGGATGGTTCATGGGCTTAGACTAAACCAAGCATCCCCAAGTTAAAGCTATTTATCTCTTGTCTTCCAGATCCTCACATGGCTCcagtaaaatgttttagtgGGTCTGCTTGGCAGGATAGTGGGCATGTTGCTTTCTGTTTGTAACAGTGAATACAATGGGAATTTGTAGTTTATCCTTGAATCAGTGGCTTGGCAGGACTTGTGATGaaatgtgtgactgtgctgATAGTGCCCAGAGGTGGGGATGAAGAAGATGTGGTCATTTAGGTTTTCTATTAACTGCTTCCTATGAACAAAGTGTCCTCACTCTCTGCAGAAACATCAAATAAGCCTGTCAACCGAAGCAAAAAAAAGACTCACGTTGTGTCCCCTACTTATTTACAAAAGCACCACACCCCGCGGTGTCTCACAAAAGCAACAAAGGTTAGCAGTCAGGAGTGAGGGGTGGGCAGAGCAgtcatgtgctgtgtgtgtgtgtggtcagctGATcaaagcttgtgtgtgtattgtagGCTTTTGTGAATGATCATGGATGGTGGGAAGGAAAATGAATATCGCAGTATGCTGACAGATGACTGGAAAGGGCTGATACCACAGCTGAAAACTGGCCTTGATTGATCCACATGTCGGTTCTCAATGTCGTGACGTCCATTTTTAATCAGCGtcaacataaataatgataatagaAGTGATGTCGATGGGGATAAGAGTTTAATTTAACCTGAGTGGAGCACAAAACACATGTGAGACCTCAGCGATACTGTGAAAACAATATGTGTAAGCAATCTGATTGGCACACTGAATTCTGCAGAGGGGGATTAATCTCCCTTCACAAAGCAGGCATTGTTACTCAGTATCAAGGCGGTGCATCagattgatttctttttctatcCTTTCaagcattaaatgtttttcagccTCCTATTATTATATGATAGCACATGTCACAACACAGTGCACTGCAATGGATGAATTTCTGTGTGCAGGCTTTGAATGAGCGGGATCAGAGACGCAAACGCAGCTGCCCTCTGCTGTTTACAATGTgtacagtcattttaaagttcTTTAAAGGTCGCTCACTCTATCTGGATCTATTTATCGGTGTCGCCATGATGTTTTCAGAAAGAGGTGTCGCCTCCTTTTTAGCACCAGTTAATGAAACCATGATATagtaattaaaatgaatcacCACTGATACTGCAACAAACAGGAGGGATCACTGTGTGCAGGAGTTTGAGCTACGAACAAATGCCATGTGAAGGTGTGAAGACACTGCTCATTAGCACCTGTCGTTTCTCCCTGCGACATTCCACACGCGCTAAAGATGACATGTGCAGTCAAACATGTGCAACACTAATGTTCATGTGAGCATGTGAGGACATGATGTATTTAAACCCACACCACTACCACAAAAGACtaatcatcaccatcatcatcaccatcatcatcatcatcagcagcagcagcatcatgagCCTAATTCACTGATACAATTATTTTACACAGCTGTACTTTATGTtacatcagtttgttttctcaaaTGCAACATGGAGTGATTTTAAGCtgcaaaatattatattatgatATAATGTTATATTAGTTAATTATGGAAAATGTTCACATCTGTCAAGAGAAGATCCCTCTGTAATAGTTTCTAGGCTACAAGATAAAAGCTGCACTTTGCTGCTTGTGCCaacagtgtacagtatacacatGCTCTGTAAATATGAACTCGCCATGCATTGAAGGTTGGACTGTGAACTGAGCGACTGTCCTGAATCTTaatgcaaacatacagtacactctCAGTGCAGAGTAAGGCACAGCTCTCCCATTAAAGCGTGACTTCACCAGCTTGGTTTCTTCAGCTCTAGTTTGAAGAGTACATGTACGTTTATCATTTCGGATTATCTCATCTGATTGCTCTGTCCTCCAGATGAAACCATctgaactaaaaataaaaaactcctcaagatgatgtcatctgggtttttttttcatcagaaGCAGAAAGGCATTTTAACATAAGGAGGGCAGAAGGAAGTTTAATACCATTTATATACCATACATGCACTGTCCAAACAACACATCACCAACTATTCTCTCCCTATTAAATCATGTCATAATACATGTCATGCATTTAtgacattatatatttatttatttcctataaCATGATGTACTTATTATAGCAAATGaggtgttttttgtgtgatgttttataGCACAACAAGCGGCTTTTTGCACAGCTCAGTGTCGGAGCCTGAATTTCTGTGGTGTCCTCCAGGGCGCTAGGGGGCGGGGTTAACATTTCTACACTTTGTCCACGTCAAGTTTGTTGCCGGAAGTGACTCTGACTTGCCAGAGGAAGCACATTCAGCATGCGAGTTTGTTTGGATTTCCATGTGGTACTGAAATAACTGATGAATAAAAAACAGGActtttagaaataataaaaaaaaagagtttcagATTTCATCAACGCAGCGATGGGCAAAAAAggcaagaaagagaagaaggtgAAGGGAGCGGAGAAGACAGCTGCTAAGATGGAGAAAAAGGTTTCTAAGAGGTCCAAACGAGAGGAGGTAACGTTACCACTTCAACTGCATCACATGTTCAACGATATGTGGAAATATGTCTACATTTCATATCACACAAATTAATTTGTGATCGTTTTTAGCTTTGtagctctttctttcttgtgctGTTAGCTTGTTAGCTGCACTGTGCACCAGACGTGACAactaaaattaaactaaataagtTGATGCAAACTTTATTGTGACCCCCAATTTTCTAAAAGCAATTTTTATCTTAATGTTCCTTTTTATCATTTACCTTCatccctttcttctctccatctgtgTCTCCAGGAGGATTTGGAGGCTCTGATTGCTGAGTTTCAGAATCTGGATTCAAAAAAGACCCAAGTTGTAGAAACAACGTGTCCACCTCCATCACCAAGGTTTCAAACTACATCTCTTTCTTCAACTCATATTGTGAAGTTTATCTTACAGCAACGTGATGGACATACAGACTTCATCTGAGTCATTGTGAACATTTAACATGGCGTGTAGGATGACAGAATGAATGTGAATCTCCATGTCGATTCCTCTATATGTGATGGAACCTGTTGTTATCAGCTATGACAGGAGGATGTACACACCTCTGATGTCTCCCAATGCTTTTCAGACTGAGTGCATCCCTTTCTGCCCATCCTGAGAAAGAGGAGCTCATCCTGTTTGGAGGAGAATTCTTCAATGGAAAAAAGGTTGTCAAAAATACTCACATGATGAATTTAGAATATGTTTCACTGTGGATGCAGATtttgcaaacatgttttttgaaGATGAACGACTAAGTGATTCATTGATTTGATGGCTCAGCATGACAACATCTAACCTTTGTCTCTCATATCACGTTCTTGAAGAGGAGTTTGTCTGAGTAAAGGCAGGTTTCTCTAAAGGGAAACTTTGTTCACAAACTCTGCAAACTTGTTATGTAGTTGAGCTCCTTTGTTTTAACACTTACAATCTTTATATATGCTACAGGAGAAATTATACTGAATGAATTTGGAATGGTAACAAATTTGCTGCTGCCTTTTTTGCAGACGTACTTGTACAACGATCTGTTTTTCTATAACATCAAGAAAAACAGTTGGGTTAAATCAGAGATTCCCAACCCACCTCCACCACGCTGCTCTCATCAGGTAAGCCCACAAATGTGTAACCTAAGAAAACCTGTATTAGTCCCACAAAAATGAAATTGCATTGTATCATTAAACTCATGGAAAACTCAGTGCACAGTGAAAAATCACAGTGGTTtctttacatacacacatttacatacatttgattATGATCAATGATGTGATTCTTCCACAAGGGGGCAGACTGCTGTTGCAAAGATCAGGGGAAACTTTGAGACATATCAGCAATGTCATCATGGCTGATGGGCTGCTGCAAGCAAGCCAATAAAATCTGAGGACATCAAACCTCCTTAACTCAGTCTGTTTATGCAGCTCTCTTTTCCTCATCTGTAACTCCTCCTTTCTTATTTCCCTTCAGGCTGTGGTAGTTCCCCAGGGTGGGGGGCAGCTCTGGGTGTTTGGGGGAGAGTTTGCCTCCCCAAACGGAGAACAGTTCTACCACTACAAGGACCTTTGGGTGCTGCACCTAGCTACACACACCTGGGAGAACATCAAGTACGTTCACTGGGTCATAAAAGTAGATgtaataagaaacaaaaaacatgatagATAATATAAAGGCGGCTGCAACTATTGttctataaaaaataaattaggaAAACTCAATAAAGTGGTCCCAGCTTGATTAGGAAAAACTGCTGTGCACCTTTTTACTATACTTATAATAAGAGAGCCAACttataaaatctgtttttagaaaggactgttgtgtttttccaggGCACCTGGGGGTCCATCAGGTCGCAGCGGCCACCGTATGGTGCTCAGCAAGAGACAGCTGCTCGTGTTTGGAGGTTTTCATGAGAGCACCAGGTAGGCAGTCGGTTATCAAATGATAACAAAGCAGAGTTGATTGATTGAGAGCTTCTTTTACATTCTGTAAACTTTACATCCACCTGAATTTAAAGCTGAACTAAGCAATGTTTTTATTACCAATGGGCCAAAGGTTTATGTATAATGTGAAAGGAGTAACTCATGATGACAAAccaatatataattaatatctGACTCTGCGGTTATACTCATTCTAATGCTGAAACCATTAGCATTAGCaagtgtaaatactgtatgtaactgtTAGGTAGCAGATTAGgatttacaaatgtgtgtgtgaggtatCTAGTATAGAGATGACGTACCACAGATCAGTGTAATGAAACAGAGCAGCATGTACAGCAGCGTACGTTTATACAGGTCATAAACGCAGGCTGTTTTATTGGTGACTCAGTTTCAgccctttttttcttctgattaTCTCTTCTCCACCTGCAGGGACTTTATCTACTACAATGACGTCTACTCTTTCTCCCTGGACACCTTCTCGTGGTCACGCCTTACTCCATCAGGCTCTGCGCCCTCCCCGCGCTCTGCCTGTCAGATGACGCCCACGCCTGATGGCACCGGCGTCATTATCTACGGGGGATACTCTAAAGTGGTGAGTGTGTGCTGCCTCCCCGTTATTTCCAGTAGATTAGTTGTTGTAATGCGGTCTGaagtggttttgtttgtgtttgtctagaGAGTCAAGAAAGATGTAGAAAAGGGAACAATCCACTCTGATATGTTTCTTCTGAAGCAAGAGGGTAAAGATGGCCAaggtacaaacaaacaaacaaacaaacaaacaaacaaaaacaaaaaggtgaaaTAATTTAAGACACTattgataatgttttttttgtttgaatcATCTTGgctgtttctctgctcttcagAGAAATGGTCGTGGTCCAGGGTGAACCCCTCAGGTAACAAGCCCCCACCTCGCTCTGGCTTCTCTGTGGCGGTGGGACCAGCAGGGCGGGCAGTGCTGTTTGGGGGCGTTTgtgatgaggaagaagaggagacactGGAGGGCGACTTCTACAATGACCTGTACCTGTACGACACAGTGAAGAACCGCTGGTTTCCTGGGCAGCTCAGAGTAAGcttctatctatctgtctatctatctacctatctatctatttatctatctatctatctatctacctatctatctatctatctatctatccatctatctatccatctatctatctatctatctatctatctatctatctatctatctatctatctatctatcatttTTTTATGAACCATTTGTCCTTTATACCTGGTAGTGTTAATGTTCAGACTGGTATCTGTAGCGTGCAGCCACATCATTACATGTTAATTATTCTGTTTCTTATTGTCTTTCTGTTCAGGGAAataagacagagaagaagaaacgacGAAGGGGGAAAAAGGGTGGAGCAGAATCCGAGGGAGcagaaaaggaggagggagaggaggtgaCACCTAAAGGACCTACTGAAGTCATCAAGGAGATCGTCACCGAGGACGGCACAGTGATGACAATTAAGGAAGTGATCCCTGGAGCtctagaggaggaggaggaggaagatgaagaagaggatgatgatggtgagattaaacacacactaaactgaaattatgtagaaaagTTGCCCAACACTTAATCTTTGTCCTTTTACGTTCATATTCTCACCATTCCACTGATTTCAGAGTCAGATACAGATCTTTATCTCCTCAGAATCGGCCTCTGCTCCCCTGGTGGAGCCCTGCCCGAGGTCCAGCACAATGGCAACCGTGCGTCAGGGCAAGCTCTTCCTGTATGGGGGGATGTTCGAGGTTGGCGACCGGCAGTTCACCCTGAATGACTTCTACTGTCTAGATCTACACAAGATGGATCAGTGGGAAGTTCTGGTTGAAA
This DNA window, taken from Anabas testudineus chromosome 6, fAnaTes1.2, whole genome shotgun sequence, encodes the following:
- the klhdc4 gene encoding kelch domain-containing protein 4, with amino-acid sequence MGKKGKKEKKVKGAEKTAAKMEKKVSKRSKREEEDLEALIAEFQNLDSKKTQVVETTCPPPSPRLSASLSAHPEKEELILFGGEFFNGKKTYLYNDLFFYNIKKNSWVKSEIPNPPPPRCSHQAVVVPQGGGQLWVFGGEFASPNGEQFYHYKDLWVLHLATHTWENIKAPGGPSGRSGHRMVLSKRQLLVFGGFHESTRDFIYYNDVYSFSLDTFSWSRLTPSGSAPSPRSACQMTPTPDGTGVIIYGGYSKVRVKKDVEKGTIHSDMFLLKQEGKDGQEKWSWSRVNPSGNKPPPRSGFSVAVGPAGRAVLFGGVCDEEEEETLEGDFYNDLYLYDTVKNRWFPGQLRGNKTEKKKRRRGKKGGAESEGAEKEEGEEVTPKGPTEVIKEIVTEDGTVMTIKEVIPGALEEEEEEDEEEDDDESASAPLVEPCPRSSTMATVRQGKLFLYGGMFEVGDRQFTLNDFYCLDLHKMDQWEVLVEMDPKTQEWLDESESEGDDEEEEEEEAKGAEGEEESEEESEEEEDEEEHPPVQDGETVTDYQIRTEQHWVGLARANMGPDVKDKKVAKVALAMAKVFYEDQ